The stretch of DNA AATCGATTTTGAATGAAATGAGCGCTGGTGCACTTGAGGTTACGTGCATCAGAAAATTCGATCAGATATCAATTCAaacatactttttttttttggttaaatgaGGTTCTTTGGGAACCTAATTCGCGTTTTGAGGTCTAATTGAAACTATTTGAGCCAAATGGGTGAACGTCATTATTTTTCGAGATTTGGGATAAAGCCCCTACTTAAAACATATCAAATGGTTTTTAAGTTCAAGATTATTTTGGGAGACCTAGATaacaataaacctaagataacCTGAATAACTAACTAAATCAGCCGTAGACTTAATTTTCACCAATTTGAATTTGATTGTACATCATACAtccctaatttttttttgaaatcggaTAATTGAATCAATGAAATCGCTAATCAGATTCAAAATGCAAACATTTGCCAAACTGATGAAACCCAAACACACCACCACCCTTTTCTCCCTCATTCACACGACAGCCCTCTCTCCGCCGCAACTCGCCACCACTCCTCTCCCTCCGTCACCAATTTCCTCCACACTGTACGATGATCTTATACAAGAAGCGGGAAAATCCCATGACTTCCGCCGTCTCCACGACCTTCTAACTCGTCGCATCAACGACGGATGTCTCAACACCAACGACACTTTCCGCTTCGTCACCAACTCGCAATCCACCGTCGAAATGCTCAACCCTCTTTTCGACTGTCTCGTCTCATTACCCGAAGGTGTTCCCAGGGCCAACGCTTGCAACGCCTTGGTGCGTCGCTTATGCAAAGTTGGCCTTCTTAACAATGCACTCCAGGTGCTTGATGAAATGTGTGACAGAAGATTGGAGCATACTGCGTGGTCTTTTCGCCCCGTGCTTGAAACCTTTGTTAGACAGGGAGAGCTGCAGAAGGCAGTGGCGTTTTTGAAGACGATGAAAGAGTTCGGGGTGGCGTTGGATACGGGCTCGTTTAATTGCGTCTTGAGAGAGTATTGTTATTTAGGGGACGTGAACCATGCAGTTGAGTTGTTAGAGATGATGGTGAGAGAGGAAGGGTTGAAGGGTGATGCTTGGACGTATGATGCGATGGTGCTTGGCGCGTGTAAGGCGGGGAAGGTGGACGCGGCTATGGCGGTGATGAGGTCTGCTATTGATGACGATGTTAAGCTTTTGAATTTGACGTATGAGCATGTGATTAGGGCTTTGATGGAGGATGGGTATTTTGAGCATACTCTTAAGTTTGTCATGGTTTGTGCTGGGAGAGATAAGAGTTTTAATGGTGAGATGTTTAATTTCTTGGCAACTGGGTTGATCAAGTATGAGAGGTTCGACAAGGCGAAAATGGTTGTTGAGGAGATGAGCAAGAGGGGACTGGTTATGCATAAGAAAATCCAGGAATTTCATGAGATGGATTCAAAGGAGTAACATGCTTTTCCAAGGAGAGTCTTGTTCGTCGATGATTTCAGAGTAGGTATAAAATCAGTGGTGTTTCGTATGACCTTGCAAGAAACTTATAAGAACTTTATTATTATGAGTAACTCGTTAATAGAGAGTACTATGTTTTTAGTTGTGGTTTAGACGGAGGTATTGTTCGACTTCCCCACCCCTAGTTATACTGTATTCTTTATTGTTCTCGTAGCTTATTTGACTTACTTTTCTTCACTTAAACGCCGTTATAAAGTCCTCTATTCATTGATCGAGTATGAGAGGTTCGATGAGGCGGAAATGGTGGTTGACGAGATGATCAAGAGGGGACTGGTTATGCACAAGCAAGTTAAGGAATTTCATGAGATGGATGCAGAGTAGTAAGGGTGAGATTATCAGTAGACTCTCCCAAGTCTTAAGACTCTCagctttccactaacttttattatttctttattgttcagaTCCATCTGAGATCTCAGATTTTATACATTATCCGTCAGACTCACCTCAGACTCTACTTTtccactccactttatttttttaacaaaaagaaaGCACATGTTGCCCATCCATTGGATAATTTTTCTTTAAGATGGGGTCAAGACTcacccaaagtcttaagttgagtcttggttttctaagactcaacttaagactttgttaaTACTCTGTCAAGACTAgggtagattattggtagtcttgagtgagTCTTGTCTCAAAACTTATTaaagtcttgtctcaagactaccaataatcttaccctaaaATGTTTTTCCAACGAGAGTCTTGCTCGTTGATGATTCAGAGTAGGTATAAATCAGCCATCTTTCGTATGGCCTTGCAATTGATGTAACGCAATTTTCATTTCGGGTGGCTTCTAGTcgggtcattttgag from Silene latifolia isolate original U9 population chromosome 10, ASM4854445v1, whole genome shotgun sequence encodes:
- the LOC141607969 gene encoding pentatricopeptide repeat-containing protein At3g56030, mitochondrial encodes the protein MQTFAKLMKPKHTTTLFSLIHTTALSPPQLATTPLPPSPISSTLYDDLIQEAGKSHDFRRLHDLLTRRINDGCLNTNDTFRFVTNSQSTVEMLNPLFDCLVSLPEGVPRANACNALVRRLCKVGLLNNALQVLDEMCDRRLEHTAWSFRPVLETFVRQGELQKAVAFLKTMKEFGVALDTGSFNCVLREYCYLGDVNHAVELLEMMVREEGLKGDAWTYDAMVLGACKAGKVDAAMAVMRSAIDDDVKLLNLTYEHVIRALMEDGYFEHTLKFVMVCAGRDKSFNGEMFNFLATGLIKYERFDKAKMVVEEMSKRGLVMHKKIQEFHEMDSKE